A genomic window from Pseudomonadales bacterium includes:
- a CDS encoding MFS transporter, with product MKGLHNPFGRPPLPAVAERAFRYEQLTELTLPVAFTLLEGGIVGVIAAKIYHVSPMVLAVITAAPMFGNLSSFFWSRIANARGKVRVTTTVQVLTVLCVVAIALTPVSQTGTALLVLGMVLSRLLIAGITTVRSVVWSLNYARAVRARTTGRLQIITSLVTVVISSLVGPLLDADPGSFRWVYGAGALFGVLGICFFSRVNVIGEARHRVLERRSQRNPTAGETLGFFTILRRDRNFAQYQIYQFIAGSGNMIIEAPLVYLVTRELEASYTASIALTMVIPFALSVVTLPLWANFLDRVHVNEFRARQSVLWIISQLLLWFGAFTSSLLWIAASRLVLGVARGGGSLAWQLGHNDFAEPKALSAYMGIHVTLTGVRGAIMPFLGMLLYLGAAGLNDSILPGESGGIGDGLFLLAAALSLISWWGFRRLHLRMSA from the coding sequence TTGAAAGGATTGCACAACCCGTTCGGCCGACCGCCACTGCCCGCGGTCGCCGAACGGGCCTTCCGCTATGAACAGCTCACCGAGCTGACCCTGCCGGTTGCCTTCACCCTGCTCGAAGGCGGCATTGTCGGGGTGATTGCGGCGAAGATTTACCACGTCTCGCCCATGGTGCTGGCGGTGATCACCGCCGCACCCATGTTCGGCAATCTCTCCTCCTTTTTCTGGAGCCGTATTGCCAACGCCCGGGGTAAGGTGCGGGTGACCACCACAGTTCAGGTTCTGACCGTGCTGTGTGTGGTGGCCATTGCCCTCACACCCGTGAGCCAGACAGGCACAGCGCTGCTCGTGCTCGGTATGGTGCTCAGCCGTCTGCTCATCGCCGGCATAACGACGGTGCGCAGTGTGGTCTGGAGTCTGAACTACGCCCGTGCCGTGCGTGCCCGCACCACCGGGCGCCTGCAGATCATCACAAGCCTGGTCACGGTGGTGATCAGCTCCCTCGTCGGTCCCCTTCTCGATGCGGATCCCGGCAGTTTCCGCTGGGTGTATGGCGCCGGAGCCCTGTTCGGTGTGCTGGGTATCTGTTTTTTCAGCCGGGTGAATGTGATCGGCGAAGCCCGGCATCGGGTGCTCGAACGCAGATCCCAGCGCAATCCCACTGCCGGTGAGACCCTGGGATTCTTCACTATCCTGCGCAGAGACAGGAACTTCGCCCAGTATCAGATCTATCAGTTCATCGCCGGCTCGGGGAATATGATCATCGAGGCCCCGCTGGTGTATCTGGTGACACGGGAACTGGAAGCCAGCTACACCGCATCCATTGCGCTCACGATGGTCATCCCCTTCGCACTCAGTGTGGTGACGCTGCCGTTGTGGGCGAATTTCCTCGATCGGGTGCACGTGAATGAATTCCGTGCCAGACAGAGTGTGCTGTGGATCATTTCCCAGCTGCTGTTGTGGTTCGGAGCGTTCACCTCTTCACTGCTGTGGATCGCCGCGAGCCGTCTGGTGCTGGGTGTCGCCCGCGGTGGTGGCTCACTGGCCTGGCAGCTTGGTCACAACGACTTTGCGGAACCGAAAGCTCTGTCTGCCTACATGGGCATTCATGTCACCCTCACCGGCGTGCGCGGCGCCATCATGCCTTTCCTCGGCATGCTGCTGTATCTGGGTGCGGCAGGGCTCAACGATTCGATCCTGCCGGGAGAATCCGGCGGCATTGGCGATGGGCTCTTCCTGCTGGCAGCAGCCTTGAGTCTGATCTCCTGGTGGGGGTTCCGACGTCTGCACCTGCGTATGTCTGCTTGA
- a CDS encoding C-terminal binding protein, which translates to MTKSVTSTGSPSAVKKTVVVQLPAQAKSQTTAERYALELEALAPVASIVEVEAPSPAAFGAAAAQADALITSWGIQIDADVISRLERCVVIGVGSVGVDMVDVEAATAAGIVVTNVPDVFIEEVADHALMLLLAAGRRTRIMDTMARSGDWYKGRPLLNHVPRLMGQTLGLLAFGNVARCTAKRARGFGLQVIAHDPYVSEMAIGEAGVEPVSFDELLQRSDYLSVHAPLNSETRHLLDAQAFARMKPGAVVVNTARGGIINEADLIEALRSGHLGAAGLDVLEQEPPAPDNPLFSMSNVILTPHVASATTRMRPETRRRVGREVALVLRGRWPMSCVNPTVLPRVALERWQPYPMNRGPNR; encoded by the coding sequence ATGACGAAAAGCGTAACCAGCACCGGAAGTCCTTCTGCTGTAAAAAAAACCGTGGTCGTGCAGCTGCCGGCACAGGCGAAAAGCCAGACGACCGCCGAACGTTACGCTCTCGAACTTGAGGCGCTGGCCCCGGTGGCCAGCATTGTGGAAGTCGAAGCGCCCTCTCCCGCCGCCTTTGGCGCTGCCGCTGCCCAGGCAGACGCCCTGATCACCTCCTGGGGAATTCAGATCGACGCTGACGTCATCAGCCGGCTCGAGCGGTGTGTGGTCATCGGTGTCGGCAGTGTCGGTGTCGATATGGTGGATGTGGAAGCGGCGACCGCTGCCGGTATCGTGGTGACCAACGTGCCCGATGTCTTCATCGAAGAAGTCGCCGATCATGCGCTCATGCTGCTGCTGGCTGCCGGCCGGCGAACCCGCATCATGGACACCATGGCCCGTAGCGGCGACTGGTATAAGGGTCGACCCCTGCTCAATCACGTGCCGCGCCTCATGGGCCAGACCCTCGGACTGCTCGCCTTCGGCAACGTCGCGCGCTGTACCGCAAAGCGCGCCCGGGGTTTCGGCCTGCAGGTGATCGCCCACGATCCCTACGTCAGCGAAATGGCGATCGGAGAAGCCGGTGTGGAACCTGTGTCATTCGATGAGCTGTTGCAGCGCAGCGATTATCTCTCCGTGCACGCCCCGTTGAACTCAGAGACCCGTCACCTGCTCGATGCACAGGCGTTTGCCCGGATGAAACCCGGCGCGGTCGTTGTGAACACGGCTCGCGGAGGCATCATCAACGAGGCAGATCTGATCGAAGCGCTGCGTTCGGGGCATCTTGGCGCCGCCGGTCTCGATGTCCTGGAGCAGGAACCCCCGGCACCGGACAATCCGCTGTTTTCGATGTCGAATGTTATCCTCACGCCGCATGTGGCCTCTGCAACCACGCGCATGCGTCCGGAAACCAGACGCCGGGTCGGCCGAGAGGTCGCGCTGGTGCTGCGGGGCCGCTGGCCAATGAGCTGCGTGAACCCCACTGTGCTGCCCCGCGTGGCACTGGAGCGATGGCAACCCTACCCGATGAACCGGGGGCCCAATCGCTGA
- a CDS encoding aldolase/citrate lyase family protein: MRENTALRAWRAGKGTVGCWLSMGNSYSAESLAQMGFDWVCVDLQHGLIDYTDLTHMLPAISTSQATPLVRVPWNEPYEIMKALDAGAYGVIVPMVNSREEAAQAVAACRYPPDGNRSFGPIRAALYGGRGYAKEANAELACIAMIETRDGIANLEEILSTPGLDGVYVGPSDLALALGMAPVGDNDNPEHAKVVQRILDGCRAHGVAAGIHTSSLAFTQRYLQAGFNFVTLGTDSGFMLGAAGAQLAAAKGTVAEREKTGY; the protein is encoded by the coding sequence ATGCGTGAAAATACAGCGCTGCGCGCGTGGCGGGCGGGAAAGGGCACAGTGGGCTGCTGGCTGTCCATGGGCAATTCCTACAGTGCGGAAAGCCTCGCGCAGATGGGCTTCGACTGGGTGTGTGTCGACCTCCAGCACGGTCTCATTGACTATACGGATCTCACCCACATGCTGCCGGCCATCTCCACCTCCCAGGCCACCCCTTTAGTGCGGGTACCCTGGAACGAACCCTATGAAATCATGAAAGCGCTGGATGCCGGCGCATATGGCGTCATCGTGCCGATGGTCAACAGCCGGGAGGAAGCCGCCCAGGCTGTCGCCGCGTGCCGTTACCCGCCGGACGGCAATCGCTCCTTCGGACCGATCCGGGCAGCCCTGTATGGCGGCAGGGGTTATGCAAAGGAAGCCAACGCGGAACTTGCCTGCATCGCGATGATTGAGACCCGGGACGGTATTGCGAATCTCGAAGAGATCCTCAGCACCCCGGGCCTGGACGGTGTCTATGTCGGGCCTTCGGATCTTGCCCTGGCCCTCGGCATGGCTCCCGTGGGTGATAACGACAATCCGGAACACGCGAAAGTGGTGCAGCGCATCCTGGATGGCTGCAGGGCACATGGGGTGGCGGCCGGCATACACACCAGCAGTCTGGCGTTTACCCAGCGCTATCTGCAGGCCGGTTTCAACTTCGTCACTCTGGGGACCGATTCCGGCTTCATGCTCGGGGCGGCGGGCGCCCAGCTTGCCGCTGCGAAAGGCACAGTGGCAGAGCGGGAAAAAACAGGCTACTGA
- a CDS encoding response regulator — protein sequence MLAQAAPNILIVDDDPAHGASVRDLLAAHQHSAVCTTDNHAVLERLAEHDYSVLILDLNMPGVTGVDILETLQRTRHNVKTIVLSGEKSLSTVTPILRLGAYDYLAKPFEPQQLLTSVENALGRSRLEQENMALAQQAQADNLLHQFLINASPDLIYMLDEKGRFSFLNEKIDDLFDVSREDVLGEPWQNLVGFPLSDQLRFRFDERRTGKRATRNYEFDFTAPSGRRRIFEFSASGLYEKRQASETGRHSGTYGVLRDVTEARRTARDLVLSQQKFYGLFMESPDAVFISRLDDGRLIEGNDKFRDIKVSLGASSSDYDTVIFSDDPQRAAFVDALSRSPNHLQFHLERESAGESHYFELNARLLEIDNESCILATLRDRTAERRAEQDRLYLQSQLQQASKMEAIGQLAGGIAHDFNNILASIIGYAELVQSARARLEPQQIDNYLGEVVTAGHRARDLISQMLTFTRANRGEPRPVDITEAIADVSRMLRAAIPTTIDIRTEFATGLGPVLADPVQLQQIIINLLINARDAIEGNGSIHIDVRTSGSQSPCACCGERLEGDHLLISVRDSGHGIEPELQAKIFEMYFTTREHGKGTGIGLWLINNLVHEYSGHITLRSKVGLGTTFNVHLPLAPAPGSEAERSPEPEPVALEGRIVVVDDEVSVSSFIGEVLRDHGYDVVIFNESPSALRYLETNMDDIAMLLTDQVMPMLTGLDLSQRVRKIRADLPIILITAFTEHKDARRFDEIGINRFLAKPFRIDELLRAIRELSLPSAAKTQ from the coding sequence ATGCTCGCGCAGGCCGCACCAAACATATTGATCGTCGACGACGACCCCGCTCACGGCGCCAGCGTCCGTGATCTGCTCGCCGCCCATCAGCACTCCGCTGTCTGTACCACGGACAACCATGCCGTGCTCGAGCGTCTGGCCGAGCATGACTACAGTGTGCTCATACTCGATCTGAACATGCCCGGGGTTACCGGCGTCGATATCCTCGAAACGCTGCAGCGCACCCGCCACAATGTCAAAACCATCGTCCTGTCCGGAGAGAAAAGCCTGAGTACCGTGACACCCATTCTGAGACTGGGTGCATACGACTATCTGGCCAAACCCTTCGAACCACAGCAGCTGCTGACGAGTGTGGAAAACGCGCTGGGGCGGAGCCGGCTCGAACAGGAAAACATGGCGCTGGCGCAGCAGGCACAGGCAGACAATCTCCTGCATCAGTTCCTGATCAACGCTTCTCCGGACCTCATCTACATGCTCGATGAGAAAGGACGCTTCAGCTTTCTCAATGAAAAGATCGACGATCTTTTTGATGTGTCGCGTGAGGACGTGCTGGGGGAACCCTGGCAGAACCTGGTGGGGTTCCCACTCTCAGATCAGCTGCGCTTCCGCTTTGACGAGCGGCGTACGGGCAAGCGCGCCACCCGCAACTACGAGTTCGATTTCACTGCACCCTCCGGCAGGCGACGGATATTCGAATTTTCTGCGTCCGGCCTCTATGAGAAACGGCAGGCGTCAGAGACGGGCCGGCATTCCGGCACTTACGGTGTCCTGCGCGATGTCACCGAAGCCCGCCGCACGGCCCGGGATCTGGTGCTCAGCCAGCAGAAGTTTTACGGGCTGTTCATGGAATCCCCGGACGCGGTCTTCATCTCGCGTCTGGACGATGGCCGGCTCATCGAGGGCAACGACAAATTCCGCGATATCAAGGTCAGTCTGGGCGCGAGTTCATCGGACTACGACACGGTGATCTTTTCGGACGATCCCCAGCGGGCTGCGTTCGTGGACGCCCTGAGCCGCAGCCCCAATCACCTGCAGTTCCACCTGGAGCGTGAGAGCGCCGGGGAAAGCCACTACTTCGAACTCAACGCCCGGCTGCTGGAGATCGACAACGAGTCCTGCATCCTGGCGACCCTGCGGGATCGCACCGCCGAAAGGCGGGCGGAACAGGACCGTCTGTATCTGCAGAGCCAGCTGCAGCAGGCGAGCAAAATGGAGGCCATCGGCCAGCTTGCCGGCGGGATCGCACACGACTTCAACAACATCCTCGCCAGCATCATCGGCTATGCGGAACTCGTGCAGAGTGCGCGCGCCCGGCTCGAGCCGCAGCAGATCGACAACTACCTCGGGGAAGTGGTGACCGCCGGTCATCGGGCCCGGGATCTGATCTCCCAGATGCTGACCTTCACCCGGGCCAATCGCGGAGAACCCCGGCCGGTGGATATCACCGAAGCCATCGCAGATGTCTCCCGCATGCTCCGTGCAGCCATTCCGACCACCATCGATATCCGCACCGAGTTCGCCACCGGGCTCGGCCCGGTACTGGCGGATCCGGTGCAGCTGCAGCAGATCATCATCAATCTCCTGATCAACGCGAGGGATGCCATCGAGGGCAACGGCAGCATTCACATCGATGTGCGGACCAGCGGCAGTCAGTCACCCTGCGCCTGCTGTGGCGAGCGTCTCGAGGGCGATCATCTGCTGATCAGCGTGCGGGACTCAGGGCACGGGATCGAACCCGAACTGCAGGCGAAGATCTTCGAGATGTACTTCACCACCCGGGAACACGGCAAAGGCACCGGCATCGGTCTGTGGCTGATCAACAATCTGGTCCACGAATATTCCGGTCACATCACCCTGCGTTCGAAAGTCGGGCTGGGTACCACCTTCAATGTGCATCTGCCACTGGCACCCGCTCCCGGATCCGAGGCGGAAAGGTCTCCCGAACCGGAACCGGTCGCACTCGAAGGACGCATCGTGGTGGTAGACGACGAAGTCTCAGTCAGCAGTTTCATCGGCGAAGTGCTGCGCGACCACGGCTACGATGTGGTGATATTCAATGAAAGCCCCAGCGCCCTGCGCTATCTCGAGACCAACATGGACGACATCGCCATGCTGCTCACCGATCAGGTGATGCCGATGCTGACCGGTCTCGATCTGTCGCAGCGGGTGCGAAAGATCAGAGCCGATCTGCCGATCATCCTGATCACGGCGTTCACGGAACACAAAGACGCCCGCCGTTTCGATGAGATCGGCATCAACCGCTTCCTGGCGAAACCTTTCCGGATCGACGAACTGCTGCGGGCAATTCGCGAGCTGTCGCTCCCTTCTGCGGCAAAAACTCAGTAG
- the rmuC gene encoding DNA recombination protein RmuC yields the protein MAATANPDTFLELLPVLQPQLLWFAGGALTALVFGCLMLVLWRLRRRKIEGNLEVENLLLSERLAQNGRDQTRLEGRLELLEAELARARVIADQQAEEIVGHRTERAALQVRLEETARNFAEKEALLRSSGASLKQEFELLANRIFEKQGERHQEKLTSVLLPFREQIGDFRKRVEEVYHSDGRDRASLLNEVRNLQRASEKINLEAGNLTKALKGDVKLQGNWGELVLERVLEDSGLRSGHEYFLQETRRTDAGDLKRPDVLIRLPDDKDVVIDAKVSLIAYERALSAAGEADRDSGLKQHVASVRSHVRRLADQDYAHLDDVRSLDFVLLFIPIEAAFTLVMEADAGLFSEAFRQRIVIVSPTTLMMTLRIIHNVWRYEKQNRNAQEIAQRAGALYDKLRGLVEDLDVMGRQLKTVEKSWEAAYGKVVRGKGNLVRQVEQFRELGAQVRRPLPKSVTEEADASD from the coding sequence ATGGCTGCAACCGCAAACCCGGATACCTTTCTGGAACTGCTCCCGGTCCTGCAACCGCAACTCCTCTGGTTTGCCGGTGGCGCACTGACCGCCCTGGTTTTCGGATGCCTGATGCTGGTTCTGTGGCGGCTCCGGAGGAGGAAGATCGAGGGAAACCTCGAGGTGGAGAATCTGCTCCTGTCCGAACGTCTCGCGCAGAACGGTCGCGATCAGACCCGGCTGGAAGGGCGGCTCGAGCTGCTCGAGGCAGAGCTTGCCCGGGCACGGGTGATTGCAGATCAGCAGGCCGAAGAGATCGTCGGCCATCGCACTGAGCGGGCGGCGCTGCAGGTCCGCCTGGAGGAGACCGCCCGGAACTTCGCCGAAAAGGAGGCGCTGCTGCGCAGTTCCGGTGCAAGCCTGAAGCAGGAGTTCGAGCTGCTGGCAAACCGGATCTTCGAAAAGCAGGGGGAACGTCATCAGGAGAAGCTCACTTCGGTACTCCTGCCTTTCCGGGAGCAGATCGGCGATTTCCGCAAGCGGGTGGAAGAGGTCTATCACAGCGACGGGCGGGATCGCGCATCGCTGCTCAACGAAGTGCGCAACCTCCAGCGTGCATCAGAAAAGATCAACCTCGAAGCCGGAAATCTCACTAAAGCCCTGAAAGGGGATGTGAAGCTGCAGGGCAACTGGGGCGAGCTGGTGCTCGAACGGGTCCTCGAAGATTCCGGCCTGCGCTCGGGGCATGAATACTTTCTGCAGGAAACCCGGCGCACGGACGCGGGGGATCTGAAACGTCCGGATGTGCTGATCCGCCTGCCGGACGACAAGGATGTGGTGATCGATGCCAAGGTCTCACTCATCGCCTACGAACGCGCGCTGAGCGCCGCAGGTGAGGCCGATCGGGACAGCGGATTGAAGCAGCACGTGGCCAGTGTCAGGAGTCATGTGCGTCGTCTGGCGGATCAGGATTACGCGCATCTGGACGATGTCCGGTCGCTGGACTTCGTGCTGCTCTTCATACCGATTGAAGCGGCGTTCACCCTGGTGATGGAAGCGGATGCCGGGCTGTTCAGTGAAGCCTTCCGGCAGCGCATCGTGATCGTCAGCCCCACCACCCTGATGATGACACTGCGGATCATTCACAATGTCTGGCGCTACGAAAAGCAGAATCGTAATGCCCAGGAGATTGCGCAGCGGGCGGGTGCCCTTTACGACAAGCTCCGGGGTCTGGTCGAAGATCTCGATGTGATGGGCCGGCAGCTGAAAACCGTGGAAAAATCCTGGGAGGCCGCTTACGGCAAGGTGGTGCGCGGTAAAGGCAATCTGGTCCGCCAGGTGGAACAATTTCGCGAACTGGGTGCCCAGGTGCGACGGCCGCTGCCGAAATCCGTAACCGAAGAGGCTGATGCCTCGGACTGA
- a CDS encoding VRR-NUC domain-containing protein → MPQLAANQPPPADYYAANLRTLVGHVLTAHSDLLSAPEHRYLRALQLATVPAQRLYARLLSRSRPWVRIDKLRYAEIADPDEAIAELQAAGLVRVNGAAPADVLLGLLTQAERARLFPQLPRATKAVWIRACVARCADTRIRSVIAGQYPWIGIADFAHIKLCQLLFFGSEQQDTSTFVLQDLGVLQFESYSLDPGLRMFSDRASLERYLSLRRLRLLTHRVEEVAGLDRWLSRALWAPAHNRLEVRHRDRALYRLGYRYEREGALDEALCCYGRARLPPARERRVRILERLGDETGVAALLARIADSPRAAEEEDFVHRRQAGSTARGRHRIEQMRIPLQGQGDRSIEDHAAGLLSASGGLVWHLENQFPLGLAGLAYWTVVFAPVAGAFVNPFQFGPLDLMSEDFCRVRQDELALRQAQLDAPGGLRDVLTRTYRSKAGIANRLVNWSSFDASVLQAVIDCLPHSQLLDLARYVIANLNRARRGFPDLLVIYGPGQFEFVEVKGPTDQLQPGQRIWFETLDRLGLPARVLKFHL, encoded by the coding sequence GTGCCTCAACTGGCAGCCAATCAGCCTCCACCCGCCGATTATTACGCGGCGAATCTGCGCACTCTGGTCGGCCACGTCCTGACTGCGCACAGCGATCTGCTGTCCGCACCGGAGCATCGCTATCTGCGGGCGCTGCAGCTCGCGACAGTGCCTGCTCAGCGCCTGTATGCGCGCCTGCTCAGCCGGAGCCGGCCCTGGGTACGCATCGACAAGCTCCGCTACGCTGAGATTGCGGATCCGGACGAGGCCATTGCGGAACTGCAGGCCGCCGGTCTGGTGCGGGTCAACGGCGCCGCGCCTGCCGATGTGCTGCTCGGTCTGCTGACCCAGGCGGAGCGGGCGCGGCTGTTTCCCCAGCTGCCGCGCGCCACGAAAGCGGTCTGGATCCGGGCGTGTGTGGCGCGCTGTGCCGACACCCGCATCCGCTCGGTTATCGCCGGCCAGTATCCCTGGATCGGCATCGCCGACTTTGCGCACATCAAACTCTGTCAGCTGCTGTTCTTCGGTTCTGAACAGCAGGATACGTCCACCTTCGTGTTGCAGGACCTCGGTGTACTGCAATTCGAATCCTATTCCCTCGATCCCGGGCTGCGGATGTTCAGCGATCGCGCGTCGCTGGAACGCTATCTGTCGCTGCGCCGGTTGCGTCTTCTTACGCACAGGGTAGAAGAGGTCGCCGGCCTCGACCGCTGGCTGTCGCGGGCGCTGTGGGCGCCAGCGCACAACCGTCTCGAAGTCCGCCATCGGGACAGAGCGCTGTATCGTCTCGGCTACCGCTATGAGCGGGAAGGGGCACTGGATGAGGCCCTGTGCTGCTATGGCCGCGCTCGGCTGCCACCGGCGCGGGAGCGCCGGGTGCGCATCCTGGAGCGGCTCGGTGATGAAACCGGTGTTGCAGCGCTGCTCGCCAGAATTGCGGACTCCCCCAGGGCGGCGGAAGAGGAAGACTTTGTGCACAGGCGGCAGGCGGGCTCCACAGCACGCGGCCGGCACCGCATCGAGCAGATGCGGATCCCCCTGCAGGGTCAGGGTGATCGGTCTATCGAAGACCATGCAGCGGGACTGTTGAGCGCCAGTGGCGGTCTGGTCTGGCATCTGGAAAACCAGTTTCCCCTGGGTCTTGCGGGCCTCGCCTACTGGACGGTGGTTTTCGCGCCGGTTGCGGGTGCCTTTGTGAATCCCTTTCAGTTCGGTCCGCTGGATCTGATGAGCGAGGATTTCTGCAGAGTGCGCCAGGATGAACTGGCGCTGCGGCAGGCTCAGCTCGACGCGCCGGGCGGACTGAGAGACGTGTTGACCCGAACCTACAGGTCCAAGGCGGGTATCGCTAACAGGCTGGTGAACTGGTCGAGCTTCGATGCATCGGTCCTGCAGGCGGTGATCGACTGTCTGCCGCATTCTCAGCTACTCGATCTTGCCCGCTATGTGATTGCAAATCTCAACCGGGCCCGCCGTGGCTTCCCCGATCTGCTGGTGATCTATGGCCCCGGCCAGTTCGAGTTCGTGGAAGTGAAGGGCCCGACCGACCAGCTGCAGCCCGGACAGCGGATCTGGTTCGAGACGCTGGATCGGCTGGGGCTGCCGGCGAGGGTGCTGAAATTCCACCTCTGA
- a CDS encoding ATP-dependent DNA helicase, which produces MHQRGDLYPPLRGRVTGEEGIAAQRLAQRNRGESYEREVPVEARFELACGELTVSGRVDGCDGAYRGGAECLVEEIKATRAQGADAEAYLGSAHWAQLRLYAALLARERDAQAWRLRLRYCHPDSGESVDFERLENPRSLAEFLAQTLSFYETWLTDQAAYVSRRNQWLGDRTFPYDGFRPHQRAMAQRAYQALRNDERLLLEAPTGGGKTMGLLFPALKVLAEGAIGQLFFLTSRSTGAIAARNACTDLAEADQRLRHIELIAKEKACPVPGMPCAAERCEYARGYYDRIHAAVRALLREPVMDPETVARVAHEHRTCPFELSLDAALWADVIIGDYNYLLDPIVRLQRFAQARDLGILIDESHQLADRVRDMLSLRLERSRVRAALQESPPEAIARRLRGLDRALLALRRSLALAGETQIDEPGALLRAIARVMQALGEEIFELEAFPATRMLVFELSRWVRSESWRVPGAFSYFASADGHAVCVTLSCLDPSTYLRQVLDGYGAHIRFSGTLTPLPLFQALHGHADTAAERVASGFHAGQLATLIVDDLPVFYRERAKTLTPIADLAAAIYQAQPGNYLIALPSFEYLDAFAARLRERHPELPLDIQRRGMADTERRDFVAAFLPAPATRIGIVVLGGVFGESVDFSHAPLAGVICIGVGLPPVTVQREAAAAYFEKVEIGKAVSGTGKKGSDGRRIAYQQPAMTKIVQMAGRLLRGPGDRGVLCLIDPRFRQADYRNFFPVHWQPEVLRARDVPGRLQAFWDVAT; this is translated from the coding sequence GTGCATCAGCGCGGCGACCTCTATCCCCCCCTGCGGGGCCGGGTGACTGGCGAGGAGGGTATCGCCGCGCAGCGGCTTGCCCAGCGCAACCGGGGGGAGAGCTATGAGCGCGAGGTCCCGGTGGAGGCCCGCTTCGAACTGGCCTGTGGTGAGCTGACCGTCAGCGGGCGGGTGGATGGTTGTGACGGCGCATACCGGGGTGGTGCGGAGTGCCTGGTCGAGGAGATCAAGGCGACCCGGGCTCAGGGGGCAGATGCCGAAGCATACCTGGGCAGTGCCCACTGGGCACAGCTGCGGCTCTATGCGGCACTGCTCGCAAGAGAGCGGGATGCGCAAGCCTGGCGTCTGCGTCTGCGTTACTGTCATCCGGACAGCGGCGAGAGTGTCGACTTCGAACGCCTGGAGAATCCCCGGTCACTCGCGGAGTTTCTGGCGCAGACCCTGTCCTTCTACGAAACCTGGCTGACCGATCAGGCTGCCTATGTATCCCGCCGGAATCAGTGGCTCGGTGACCGGACGTTTCCTTACGACGGCTTCCGGCCGCACCAGCGGGCCATGGCGCAGCGCGCCTATCAGGCGCTGCGCAACGACGAGCGTCTGCTGCTCGAAGCCCCGACGGGTGGTGGCAAGACCATGGGACTGCTGTTTCCGGCGCTCAAGGTGCTGGCAGAAGGGGCCATCGGCCAGCTGTTCTTTCTGACAAGCCGCTCCACCGGCGCCATCGCCGCCCGCAATGCCTGTACGGATCTCGCTGAAGCGGATCAGCGTCTGCGTCACATCGAGCTGATCGCGAAGGAAAAAGCCTGCCCGGTGCCCGGCATGCCCTGCGCTGCAGAACGCTGCGAGTACGCGCGCGGTTATTACGACCGCATCCATGCTGCGGTGCGCGCGCTGCTGCGCGAGCCGGTCATGGATCCGGAGACGGTCGCCAGGGTGGCCCACGAGCACCGGACCTGTCCCTTCGAACTCTCACTCGATGCCGCCCTCTGGGCGGACGTGATCATCGGTGACTACAACTACCTGCTGGATCCGATCGTACGGCTGCAGCGTTTCGCCCAGGCGCGGGATCTGGGGATTCTCATCGATGAGAGTCATCAGCTGGCAGATCGGGTCCGGGACATGCTGTCGCTGCGCCTCGAGCGGAGCCGGGTCCGGGCAGCACTGCAGGAGTCACCGCCGGAGGCGATCGCCCGTCGCCTGCGCGGACTCGATCGGGCCCTGCTGGCGCTGCGCAGATCCCTGGCACTGGCAGGCGAAACACAGATCGACGAGCCGGGTGCGCTGCTCAGAGCAATTGCCCGGGTGATGCAGGCGCTCGGCGAAGAAATCTTCGAACTGGAAGCCTTTCCAGCCACCCGGATGCTGGTCTTCGAGCTGTCGCGCTGGGTCCGCTCCGAATCCTGGCGGGTGCCCGGCGCCTTCAGCTACTTCGCAAGTGCTGACGGCCATGCGGTCTGCGTGACGCTTTCCTGCCTGGACCCTTCCACCTACCTGCGCCAGGTCCTCGATGGCTACGGTGCGCACATCCGGTTTTCAGGTACCCTCACCCCGCTGCCGCTGTTTCAGGCACTGCACGGTCATGCGGACACGGCGGCAGAAAGGGTGGCCAGCGGCTTCCACGCCGGACAACTGGCGACCCTCATTGTCGACGACCTGCCGGTGTTCTATCGCGAAAGAGCGAAAACGCTGACCCCGATCGCCGATCTCGCAGCAGCCATCTACCAGGCGCAGCCGGGCAACTATCTGATTGCACTGCCTTCCTTCGAGTATCTGGATGCTTTCGCTGCCCGTCTCAGGGAGCGCCACCCGGAGCTGCCGCTCGATATTCAGCGTCGAGGTATGGCCGACACCGAGCGCAGGGATTTTGTCGCCGCCTTCCTGCCTGCTCCTGCGACCCGGATTGGCATCGTGGTGCTGGGAGGGGTATTCGGGGAGTCCGTGGACTTCAGCCACGCGCCGCTGGCAGGCGTGATCTGTATCGGTGTGGGTCTGCCGCCGGTTACCGTTCAGCGTGAGGCTGCTGCCGCCTATTTCGAGAAGGTGGAAATCGGAAAGGCGGTGTCTGGAACCGGGAAAAAGGGCAGTGATGGGCGCCGCATCGCCTACCAGCAGCCCGCGATGACCAAGATCGTACAGATGGCCGGTCGGCTGTTGCGCGGTCCCGGGGATCGCGGGGTGCTGTGTCTGATCGATCCACGCTTCCGGCAGGCCGACTACCGGAACTTTTTCCCCGTGCACTGGCAGCCCGAGGTCCTCCGCGCCCGGGACGTCCCCGGACGACTCCAGGCGTTCTGGGACGTTGCTACTTGA